DNA sequence from the Myxococcus guangdongensis genome:
CGACGTCCGGCACCTGCGCCTTGAGGTAGCGCGCCAGGCCCGCGGTGGTGCGGCGCACCACGGCGCGGTTCATCCGGTTGGGGCCGGCGCCCAGCACGCCGCGCAGGCCCGCGGTGCCGAACTCCAAGTCCCCCACGAAGCGGTCCGCCAGCTCCGCCTCGTCATTCGCGGCGAGCAGCCGCGCCAGCTCCTCGGCGGTGGTGGGGTCCGGGTCCGCCAGACGCCATGCCTCCGCCCGCTCTCTCAATCCGCTGTCGCTCATGGAGCCTCGTTGCCTCGTGTCTCGAAGAGGGCGCACGCGACGACGTGCCCGGGCGCCTGTGGGGTTTCAGGAGTAGTCGGTGAGCTTGCGGCGGGTGGCGCGGCCCTTGGGGCCGTCCTTGCCGCCCTGGCACGTGACGCACAGCTCGGCGTAGGGCATGGCCCTGAGGCGACCGAGTGGAATCTCGTCGCCGCACTCCTCGCAGTCCCCGAAGGAGTCCGGCTCGTCGCGCAGCTTGCCCAGCGCCTTGAGCACGCGGGCCAGCACGCCGTCCATGTTCCGGTTCCGGTTGGAGGCGATGGCCTGCATCATCTCGTTGAGGGGCTGCTCGTCCTCGTCCCCGCCGATGCGCGCATCGTCGGTCCGGTTGGGCTCGATCTTCGCCGGCACCTTCTCCGTCAGCTCGGAGTGCAGCGCCAGCAACAGGGCCTTGAGTTCGTCTCGCTGTTTCGCGTTCATCGCGGCCCGCCGGGTCAGTACTTCGCGGTGGAGACCTGCCCGTTGACGATGGCCACCGACGCGGACGCACCCAGTCGGTTGGCGCCCGCGCGCAGCATCTTCAGCGCGTCCTCGGAGGAGCGGATGCCGCCGGAGGCCTTCACGCCGACGTCGTCTCCCACCGCCAGTCGCATCAGCGCCACGTCCTCCACGGTCGCCCCGCCGGAGCCGAAGCCCGTGGAGGTCTTCACGAAGGCGGCGCCCGCGGACTTCGACAGCAGACAGCCGAAGACCTTCTCCTCGTCGGTGAGCAGCGACGTCTCGAGGATGACCTTCACCGGCACCGGACGGCACGCGTCCACCACCGCGCGGATGTCCTGGAACACGAGCGCGTGCTCGCGCGCCTTGAGCGCGCCGACGTTGAGCACCATGTCGATTTCGCGCGCGCCGGCGCGGATGGCCTCGCGCGCCTCGAACGCCTTGGCCGAGGAGAGGCTGGCGCCCAGGGGGAAGCCCACCACGGCGATGGGCACCGTCCTCGAGCCGGCGAGCACCTTCGCCGCGGTGGCCACCTGCGCGCTGTTCACGCACACCGTGGCGAAGCCGTGCTCACGCGCCTCGCGGGCCACCTTCGCCACGTCCTCGGCGCGGGCCTCGGGCTTGAGCAGCGTGTGGTCGATGTACGGCGCCAGGTCCGCGGCCGAGCGGATGGAGGCCGGGTCCACGCGGGCCGTGGCGGGCGGAGCGAGGTCGACAGGAAACCCGCCGGGCGAGTCCTCCCGGGTGGCCGTCCACGAGGACACGTGGCGGCGGACCTGGTCGGCGAGCTCCTCGACGAACTTGGAGAGGTCCTTGGAGTCGGACATTGCGGCCCCTTAGCCCACTTCGCGGTCCTCGGGAAGCGCTCGGGAGAGTCGTTCGTTTCCCGCTCACACCTGACGTGCCGAGGGTGGGAACGTGGCGGTAGAGTCCCCTCGT
Encoded proteins:
- a CDS encoding TraR/DksA family transcriptional regulator: MNAKQRDELKALLLALHSELTEKVPAKIEPNRTDDARIGGDEDEQPLNEMMQAIASNRNRNMDGVLARVLKALGKLRDEPDSFGDCEECGDEIPLGRLRAMPYAELCVTCQGGKDGPKGRATRRKLTDYS
- the deoC gene encoding deoxyribose-phosphate aldolase — its product is MSDSKDLSKFVEELADQVRRHVSSWTATREDSPGGFPVDLAPPATARVDPASIRSAADLAPYIDHTLLKPEARAEDVAKVAREAREHGFATVCVNSAQVATAAKVLAGSRTVPIAVVGFPLGASLSSAKAFEAREAIRAGAREIDMVLNVGALKAREHALVFQDIRAVVDACRPVPVKVILETSLLTDEEKVFGCLLSKSAGAAFVKTSTGFGSGGATVEDVALMRLAVGDDVGVKASGGIRSSEDALKMLRAGANRLGASASVAIVNGQVSTAKY